GGCGGACCTGGAAGCCTGTTGCCATCCTGTACAGTTGCACCAAATCCCTTGCTGCCACATCACCCACCCTTCTTCACCTCATCTGCATGGGCGcttctcgctcgctcgccgcatGCTACATTGTCAATCGTTTGGGATTAGAAACGTTATATAAGACTGGAAGGAGTCCACGCCCCTTTCCACACCAGAAAAATAATCTGAGACCAAAGCCGCCATTCTCGGCCTGTCTGACCTCCCTGATCGCTCTTCATACAAGACCTAAACCTCGTTCATAAGCTCCACTATCGATCTTATTCCAActtcgacgacgtctgcCGGCTACCGCCCTCCGACACCTCACTGTTTGCTCCACCTCTGGCTCACGGTGATAGTTTACGGGTGGTATTGATCCAGCATGGCTACTGCTTCCACATACAGCCCAACCGATTCGAATGCGTCAATCAGTCTGTCCTGGCAAGAACGCCTCGAAGGTATTTCCATTCCAGGACCTCCttcgagctgctgcatcaCTTACTTTGGGAGCATGAAGCTGACGGCCCATGTAGAAATCTGCCGCCAGGCAAAATTACTTCCGCCCGTGTTCCAACTCGTTTCGGATCGCAGGGGTACGCCTCTTGTCCCCCAACGCGGTTGTCGCTTGCGGGCACACTGATTAAACGAGTGCTAATTTTATGTGATACTATAGGTGGACGCACAGCGTGGTCAAGCAGAGTCATTGTACACGGCAAGACCGTAGAGGCCAGATACTGGTACGACGGGAAGAACCTCAATAACGCAAGagaggatgccgccgaaTGCGCATTCAACTGGctgagcgcctcgagcacgAACTCGTCGAGCCAGTCGTGGGGCTCCTGCTAAGGAGCTGCATTATTGCAAAGAAGAGCATTCTCGCAATTCGCGATGAGAGCTGGCCTGAATATCCTGCTGTCGGATTAGGAGCTGTGGTGTGTCTAACGTGCCCACTGGTGACGCTGATGTGCAAGCCTCGAGGAATCAGCGAGGGCTATCCATCGGCTGGTCCATAGCGACCACAGATCGCGCGACAATTGCGGAATTCATCTTGGTGGTGGGTTGACTTGCTGTCGGCGGACTGGTTTTCGCCTTGTACGCCAGATTTGAGAATCATCGCTTGTATTTTTGCAGATGTTAAAAGATGAATGGAGAGGTTTCACGACGGATTCACGATCTGATGTTTTGTGGGTAGGCAAGGCTATTTAAACGAAACAGGACAATACCAACGGGCTCGATAGCATAtgaagtacgaagtaaatGCAATCCAAGTCCACGAAGATTCCGGTTTCAGCAAGGACGTCGGCGCGATCGGGCGATACGAACAAATGTGTATCGTGCCTCGGGAACGCGAAGTGTGAGACGAAAGACGGGGTGGTCCCTCACTGAGGTCTGCGTATCCTGGATCAAATATTGGCGGAGAAGGCTCAGTAAACTCATCGCCAACATCGGCTTGGGCTTGAGACCGGTCAAGGAAGTATGTCTCGCTGAATCAGGCTTTGGACGCCAACCTCAACACCCCGGACGCCACTGCAGAACGAGCCCCTCGCTCTACCCTGTCCGTGTAGTGAGCCGTCAACGTGGGCGATCAATGGTCACGAGTCCGCAATAATCGGCACACGCAAATGTCTCCGCTCGAGGGTTTCTCATCCGGATCGGACATGTCTCACGAGGAAGCGACcagaagcggcagcggctaACGAATGCCGACGGTGCGGAGCTTCTCAGTCGCAGGAGGGCTCGGAGTCAGAACATTTGACAGAACGACACCGCCACATGGTGAACCGGAGCGCCATTCTCGTCATTTCCCGCATGCCCTTTCTTTTCGTAATGGGCCTGAATTATATTGGACAATTATGCGGCAACCCGCAGGCGTGCTGTGCAATAATCCCGTCGTTGGGATGGTTTCCGTGCACACAGCACTCTTGGCGTTTGATGTCAGAGACGAGTGTTATGTAATCACTAGCCATTGTCTCGGTGTCGGCAAATAGCTTATTCCGCGCCGCTCCTGACAGCTTCACGGCCCGGAAATTTCGTCGCGGATTGAGGGTCGGTCACGCGAagacgacaaggacaacagCTCCCACTCTGCGACAAGGGGAGAAAGCGTGTACCGCCACCATGCCTCCAAGATTACACATCTGGAGCGCATGCAGGGCTCTGACGGTGCGCACAAGACCAGCCGCGCAACACCGAATCGAGGCCCTCCGACTGTCCGCGAGAATACAGACCCGACTCTACGCCGACAACACAACGCCCAAGTCGACCAACGACGCCGATTCTGCATTCAAAGCGAACCTCAGCACAGCTGAGGACAATTCGAGCAAGAGCGAGGCTCAGAAGACAACACAAAACGCGGAGCAGTCACTAGACCAAGGCGCCCCCGCAGAGGTAGAACGGAATGCCCCCTTGTTACTTCGAAGAATCTATGCTTACAAGTAGAATTGATCAGGGCGGGGAGGCGTTTCAAGACTCACACATCAGTGCATTGGACGATGCGGCACTGGAGCAGATCCTATATGGCGGCCGAACCGTCATGAGCGAAACGCAGGACGGCTTgaccgccgcccaggagGATGCACTGTATCGCGAAGGCACGATACCTCCAcctgccgtggccgaggcaaTGCTGCCACAAGCCCGAGTCTCCGAATCATCACATTTGCCCGAAAATAGCAGCAACGAACTGGAGAAGCCGGGTCACAAGTTTGGCCTGCCAGTGAAGCCCTACCCGAAAGGCTTCAACCTGAAGAAGCGATACCATCCCGTGCTGGAGCAAATCACGAGGCTTTTGATGCGGGACGGCAAGCTCAGCGTTGCTCAAAGGGTGTGTAGCGCCATGTGATGCCTTCCCCATGCAGCTCACCGCTAACAACAGCCGGTTAGAACATGGCGATGGTCATGAACTTCTTGCGAACGGCCCCCGCTCCGATTTATAGCCCCCAGTTCCCGCTCCTACCGGGGACACCGCCGGCATTCCATCTACCACTGAACCCCATTCTCTACATCACAATCGCCATTGACTCGGTCGCGCCGCTGATCAGAGTGCGAAACTTTGCGGGTGCCgggggtggcggccgcgcgctcgaggtGCCTGTACCTCTCGCtctgcggcagcggaggagAGTGGCGTTTCAGTGGATCCTAGATGTCATCAACAAGAAACCGTCCAAGGGGAGCGGGCGGAAGCAGTTCCCGCACCGCATCGCTGAAGAGATCATCGCCGTGATCGAGGGACGGTCAAGCGTGTGGGAAAAGAGGAAGCAGGTTCACAAGCTCGGCACGGCTTCTCGAGCGAACGTGTCTAAGAAG
This sequence is a window from Purpureocillium takamizusanense chromosome 8, complete sequence. Protein-coding genes within it:
- a CDS encoding uncharacterized protein (EggNog:ENOG503P6X0), with amino-acid sequence MATASTYSPTDSNASISLSWQERLEEICRQAKLLPPVFQLVSDRRGGRTAWSSRVIVHGKTVEARYWYDGKNLNNAREDAAECAFNWLSASSTNSSSQSWGSC
- a CDS encoding uncharacterized protein (COG:J~BUSCO:EOG09264R1U~EggNog:ENOG503NXEV) → MPPRLHIWSACRALTVRTRPAAQHRIEALRLSARIQTRLYADNTTPKSTNDADSAFKANLSTAEDNSSKSEAQKTTQNAEQSLDQGAPAEGGEAFQDSHISALDDAALEQILYGGRTVMSETQDGLTAAQEDALYREGTIPPPAVAEAMLPQARVSESSHLPENSSNELEKPGHKFGLPVKPYPKGFNLKKRYHPVLEQITRLLMRDGKLSVAQRNMAMVMNFLRTAPAPIYSPQFPLLPGTPPAFHLPLNPILYITIAIDSVAPLIRVRNFAGAGGGGRALEVPVPLALRQRRRVAFQWILDVINKKPSKGSGRKQFPHRIAEEIIAVIEGRSSVWEKRKQVHKLGTASRANVSKKVTVKKRK